The Salvelinus alpinus chromosome 28, SLU_Salpinus.1, whole genome shotgun sequence genome includes a window with the following:
- the LOC139557245 gene encoding uncharacterized protein isoform X1, which yields MCVCVCRLNMNGPKRTWQQVKIKYKNILQNAVKKNTHRQGTGGGSPKADLTPAEDMALELNKGRPVLEGIPGGKETSIGSSQDATRFIQVSGSTVFLLEPPAQAPDDADPGEGPSAAATAHDGDDDEEETISLDSRRHEDPDAIQWENQPGNISSQAIRKLYGNHLRRQIELADIDIQYKKKKMENLALESEIKKRTIRKLDLEIKKLERELQEDDTAQNKN from the exons atgtgtgtgtgtgtgtgtagattaaacatgaacgggccaaaacggacatggcagcaggtcaaaatcaaatacaagaacattctgcagaatg cagtgaaaaagaatacccacagacaaggcacgggtggtgggtcaccaaaggctgaccttaccccagcagaggacatggccttggagctaaataaaggcaggcccgtcttagaggggatccctggggggaaagagacgagcataggttcctcccaagatgccacccgcttcattcaag tgtctggcagcactgtgttcctgttagagccaccagcacaagcaccagacgatgctgatcca ggtgaaggccccagtgcagcagcaacagcacatgatggagacgatgatgaggaggagaccatctctctggattccagaaggcatgag gacccagatgctatacagtgggaaaaccagcctggcaacata agctcacaagctatcagaaagttgtatggcaaccacctccggcgccaaatagaactggcagacatagacattcagtacaagaagaaaaagatggaaaatcttgcactggagtccgaaataaaaaagaggacaattaggaaactggaccttgaaataaaaaaacttgagagggag ctccaagaagatgacacagctcaaaataaaaattag
- the LOC139557245 gene encoding uncharacterized protein isoform X2, with the protein MALELNKGRPVLEGIPGGKETSIGSSQDATRFIQVSGSTVFLLEPPAQAPDDADPGEGPSAAATAHDGDDDEEETISLDSRRHEDPDAIQWENQPGNISSQAIRKLYGNHLRRQIELADIDIQYKKKKMENLALESEIKKRTIRKLDLEIKKLERELQEDDTAQNKN; encoded by the exons atggccttggagctaaataaaggcaggcccgtcttagaggggatccctggggggaaagagacgagcataggttcctcccaagatgccacccgcttcattcaag tgtctggcagcactgtgttcctgttagagccaccagcacaagcaccagacgatgctgatcca ggtgaaggccccagtgcagcagcaacagcacatgatggagacgatgatgaggaggagaccatctctctggattccagaaggcatgag gacccagatgctatacagtgggaaaaccagcctggcaacata agctcacaagctatcagaaagttgtatggcaaccacctccggcgccaaatagaactggcagacatagacattcagtacaagaagaaaaagatggaaaatcttgcactggagtccgaaataaaaaagaggacaattaggaaactggaccttgaaataaaaaaacttgagagggag ctccaagaagatgacacagctcaaaataaaaattag